ccaggccccacctccaacattggggatcacatttcaacctgagattggaagagacaaatatccaaagtatAATATATCAGAATTTAAGgtgatttcatttgatttttatgatTGCTGCCTTGTTTGACAGAAGTCACATttgatgtttttttctgttttttgtttgtttgtttttttgagacagagtctcgctctgtcacccaggctgaggtgcagtggcttgatcttggctcactgcaacctccgcctcccaggttcaagcaattctcctgtctcagtctcccgagtatctgggattacaggtgcgtgccaccacgcctggctaatttttgtatttataatagagacagtgtttcactctattggtcaggctggtctcgaacacctaacctcaggtgatccacccacctcagcctcccaaagagttgagattacaggcgtgagccaccgtgcccggccccacatTTGATGTTTTAAAGCATTCAAAATGTAAACGGTCATAAACCATGAATAGCTGCAAGCATAGGGACACTTCAGTTTCTTGGTTTTCAAGTTTCCTCTGTCTTCTCAGGCATGGCTGAAGAAAACATAAGGTTAAGGTAGGAGTGCAGCCCACTTGCTTTCTCATCTTTCTTCTAACTTGAGCCTGGCTCAAGACTTCCCTGATTTATTCTCCCCGAGAAAGGACTAGATTTTGTAGGCCCTGAGTCAAAGCTGAAATGAtttaaggactttaaaaaacaaaaacactaaaccccccccaaaaaaactcatttcattttagaaattaaatttttcaaaagcatttttgTCCCATGCAACAGTAGGTATGAAATAGTTAATAAAACCTTGAGTTACTGTAATCAGGGAGGATTTCTAATAGTATTTTGTCCAAACGTGTGCAGTGGCGATGCATTTTCAGGGCAAATCAATTCTGGAAGCATCCTCACCCAAAAAAAGCCACATTTAACATTCATTTGCCATAATGAGGCAGGATATAGGGCACTCAGATTTCAGGAGGGGAGAGAGTGAGCGAAGGTGACATCTCAGACAGCAGAGGtatgtacttttttgtttgttttttgagacagagtctcgcactgtcgcctgagctggaatgcaatggcactatcttagctcattgcaatctccgcctcctgggttcaagctattcccctgcctcagcctcctgattagctgggattacaggcgcctgtcaccacgcccggctaattttttgtatttttagtggggaggggggtttcactatgttggccaggctggtctcaaactcctgacctcgtgatctgcctgccctcggcctcccaaagtgctgggattgtaggcgtgagccaccgcacccagccaagtatgtactttttaaaagtaatggtTAATTACACTTGGTAAAATCTTTGATCAAAGCTTAAttttgtggctgggcgcagtggctcatgcctataatcctagcactttgggaggctgaggcgggcagatcatgaggtgaggagttcgagaccagccttgccaatatggtgacactccatctctactaaaaatacaaaaattagccgggcatggtggtgcgcacctgtagtcccagctactcgggaggctgaggcagaagaactgcttgaacccgggaggcagaggttgcagtgagccgagattgtgccagtgcactccagcttgggtgacagagtgagactccgtctcaaaaaaaaaaaaaaaaaaaaagcttacttttgcaaccaggaaaaaaaagtattttgcaaAGAGTTCTAAAGGCTCCAGCACAAGGCAGTGTATCTGTATCACAGCACATgtgaaaaacaagaacaagatgGAATTCTCAGAAGAGGATGAGCAGAACTTGGACATCCCAGAAAAAAGGTGTCTGGACTGAACTCGACCACAGTTGGCCAAGGACTTTCACCAATTCTTCATACATAGGAATGGTACATTAGAATCCTATTATATATTCCTTAGGGTCACAAGTGATTCTGTTTATGTTAATTGTACAGTAAAATTGGTGCAGATTCATTCTCATGTTGTCCTTTGTTCTCTTCAAAATGTTCCAAGTTAAGGAGTGAAGCCTAAATATGTTCATTACATCAAAATACTGGTACCCCCCCAGTGTACAGGAGCCAGAGGTGTACACATTCCAGTACTTATTTGTTATGACTTGTTTCTATCTAGGAGAGCAATATATTACCCTTTCACATGTATTAGTTTCTTTGGTCCATCCAACCAGGTGTTGTTGTCCTTCTATAAGAAGAAATACTTAAGCTACACATAGTAGTAGATGACTTATTATTCAGGGTTTCTCTCACTGAAATGTCACTATAACATCAGTCATTTGACTCCTAATCCAGTAGATAcaaacagtgcctggaacagtcTATTGTAACACTCTGAAAACATTTggtaaatatatgaattttaataaaaggaaagattGCTGCTCAACACCAAAATCTGTGTGACTATTTCTCATAACCTCAAAGTATTAGTAAAGAATCGTCCTGTTCATTGGTTCTTTTATGTCCAAAGAGCTTGTTAGCATGGAGAAAAatactgatatgatttggctttgtgtccccacccaaatatcatctcaaattgtaatccccatgtgtcaagggagaaacctaatgggaagtgattgaatcatgggggcatttcccccatgctgttcttgtgatagtgagtgagttctcatgagatctgatggttttataagggacttctCCCGCTTCGCTCACTCACACTctgtcttgcctgccgccatgtaagacatgcctgcttccccttttgccatgattgtaagtttcccgaggcctccccagccatgtgtaactgtgagtcaaacctctttcctttataaagtacTCAATCTTGGGTATTTATAGCAGtgagaaaacagactaatacaaatactcattagaatttgtattttgattaatgttcagtgtatttttttttagacggagtctcactctgctgcccaggctggagtgcagtggcacgatctcagctcactgcaacttctacctcccaggttcaagcaattctcttgcctcagcctcctgagtagctgggactacaggcacccacgaccacgcctggctaattttttgtatttttaatagagacagggtttcaccatgttagccagaatggtctcgatctcctgaccttgggatccgcccatctcagcctcccaaagtgctgggattacaggcatgaggtacgACACCTaactctatgtatttatttaagaaaacaattgACGTTCTTTAAACAGTCAGCATTCCTCTACTTATTTGGACATTTGcaactaataaataaaaaattaagaatttctaaaATTAGATATGGCTACTCTTTTAAACATTAACTTCAGATGTAAACAGATCTTAATGTTTCATTATATCCAAACCTAAACTGTCAGATTCTATTAAATGCTTTAAACActtcaagaaacagaaaagatacaCCCAGATGTCACAATCATTATACCAAAACCAGTTAAAAAATGTTAACTGcgtggatttaatttttttcttatccttATTTGAACACTTTTCCAATTGGAACAGGGTTCCAATTTTCCATATGTTTCTAGGTTTacgttattattttttttgacagagtctcactctgtcgcccaggtggagtgcaatggcacaatctcagctcactgcaacctctacctcccaggttcaagcaattctcttgcctcagcctcccaaggagctgggattacaggtgcccactaccacgcccagctacttttgtgtatttttagtagagacggggtttcgccatgttggccaggctggtctcggactcctgacctcaggtgatccacctgccttggcctcccaaagtgctgggatttcaggcctgagccactgcgcccgaccttttttttttttttttgagacagagttttgctctgttgtccaggctggagtgcagtggcgtgatctcagctcactgcaatctccgcctcctgggttcaagcaattctcctggctcagtctccctagtagctgggattacaggcatgcaccaccacgcccggctatttttttttttttttgtatttttaatagagatgaggtttcaccatattggccaggctggtctccaactcccgaccttgtgatccgcctgccaatCTTACCAGACCCAAAATAATAATACTGTCTCAAACTGAATTGTAGCATATGCATTAGCAATGCCTCATCCTTGGTCACGTCATCCATAAGACCTTGCATCAATGAAATAACTCTTATTTGGtcttttataacaaaatatcacttgTAATGTTGTGGAACATTTTAAGACCTTTtgtataaactttaaatttttgagacttGAACTTTCCCAAAAGTATCTAGCCATTGTCTGGTCATTTTTATGACAGGACATAATGATCTTTTTTAGCTAGCATTATTCCAAAGCCTTTATCTTCCTTATTTGTATAATTAAAAGGCCATCCAGCTCCTTCTTCGTGAAAAGTGCAGTTTTTGTGGTCAGCTTTTCATTGTAGAACATTTGGCTGCTTAATCATTTTGAAACACACTGTTGAATCCTGCTTCTCCTTGGTTATTATTGTATGTAATCATTAGAGCCAATTAACTGTTAGACCGTCTTTCTACTTTGTTGAATTAACTATTTTAACTGTTAGACCATCTTTCTACTTTGTTGAAGTAACTTTTTCCAAGATTACTTGGCTTGCCTAGCACCccaatgtttattatttcttgatTAAACAGGAACAaatctatatacacatacatatatatgtgtgtgtgtacatatgctcCTAcctagtaagaaaaaaaaatatatttttaggtcAATAAtgaataaggctgggtgcagtggctcacgcctgtaatcccagcactttgggaggtcagggcgggtggatcatttgaggttgggagttcaagagcagcctggccagcaagatgaaaccctgtctctactaacaatacaaaaattagccgggtatggtgacgagtgcctatgatcccagctactcgggaggctgagggaggagaatcacttgaacccaggatgcagaggttgcagtgagcgaagatcaccccactgcactccagcctcagtgacagagtgagactctgtctcaaaaaaaaaaaaaaaaaagactattgtaCATTCACATAGTAAAGTTCTGTGCAACTGAAAAGAAAGATCAGCATGTTCAGTACACTCCAGAAGCTGATTTGGAGCGATTCTTCCAGgatatgttaagtgaaaagggCAAATACAAAGCAGTCTACATAGAATGTTACTTTTGTAAGAGAATATATACAATCTTTgcaaaaagaaatataagcagGCCAAACCAGAAACTAATAAATTAGTTACCTATGGGAAACAAGAACAAGATCAAAAAGattgggaatggaatgaaatttctCTGCTTGTATCTTTTCAAAGTTTTAgtccttccttcccccctcccttcccgtccctttttttttttttttttttttttgagacggagtctcactccctcacccaggctggagtgcactggcaccatctccgctcactgcaacctccaccttccaggttcaagcgattctcctgccttagcctcctgagtaggtgggattacaggcctgtgtcactatgcccagctaatttttgtatttttagtagggatggagtttcaccatgttgccacaggctgatctcgaactcctggcctcaggtgatccgcatgcctcggcctcccaaagggctgggattataggcgtgagccactgcgtccagccttaaagttttaatttttgaacCATTTTAATGATTTACACAttcaaaaataagattaaaaggaTATGGTTTTTCCTATCCTCGAATACAAAATTgtatacaaacatataaaaatgaaggccaggcacggtggctcacgcctgtaatcccaacactttgggaggccgaggcgggcggatcattagGTCacaagatggagaccatcctggctaacgcggtgaaactccatctctactaaaaatacataaaaaattagccgggcgtggtggcgggtgcctgtagtcccagctacccgggatgctgaggcaggacaatggcgtaaacccaggaggcagagcttgcagtgagccgagattgtgagcgagactccgtctgaaaaaaaaaaaaaaaaatctaattgtaTAGAATATTGTTATAaccacacagaagaaaaaaaaagaatcccaagAAATGTTGAACACAGTGCTGTCATTGTACACTCTAAGGACAAAAAGAACCACAAAAAATAATCTCACGCATCACTTAGAAAGTTTGTTTTTAGTCGGGATATTGTTAGTACAACTCCAAAAGCATATAGTGTATACTATAGGATTTAGCATTAATCATTGATGTTGTCGGGGTAGGGACCAGAGTTCTAACTGCGgaagaaaggagataaaaatCCGGAACTGGTGAAGCAAAAGAAGAAACccactggtggctcatgcctgtaatcccagcactttgggaggccgagacgggcggaacacgaggtcaggagatcgagaccatcctggcttacacggtgaaaccccgtctccacttaaaaaaatacaaaaaattagccggcctggtggcaggcgcctgtagtcccagctactcggaaggctgaggcaggagaatggcgtgaacccaggaggcggagcttgcagtgagccgagataacgccagtgcactccagcctgggcgacagagacagcctccgtcccaaaaaagaaagaaagaaagaaacccactGGTGTTTAaaggtaggtgtgtgtgtgtgcgtgtgtgtgtttcaatgtaTCGATAGCTACATCTGCTGAAATAGCCTACAGGCAGGAAAATCCCAGTAGCAAGTTGCTCACCTAGCACTCAGAGCTTTGTTGCTAAGTACCACTCCCCACTGATATTTTTCGTTTGAAAAACTTCTGATACAATAACTGGTCAGGGAAAGTATAGGTAAATCTggaccagccaggcacagtggctcatgcctgtaatcccagaactttgggagtccgaagtaggtggatcacttgaggccaagagttcaagaacagcctggccaacatggtgaaatcccgtctctactaaaaataaaaaaaaattagctggacgtggtgccagatgcctgtagtcccagctactcaggaggctgaggcaggagaatcccttaaacccaggaggcagaggttgcagtgagtcaagatcatgccactgcactccagcctgggcaacaagagtgagaccctgtctcaaaaaaaaaaaaacaaaaaaaaaacacaaaacacttttaggccgggcacggtggctcacgcctgtaattccaacactttgaaaggccaaagtggttggatcacttaaggccaggagttcgagaccagcctggccaacatgtgaaaccctgtctctactaaaaatacaaaaattagctgggcatggtggtgcacgcctgtaatcccagctacttgggaggttgaggcagaagaatcgcttgaacccgggaggcagaggttgcagtgaacagagatcgcgccactgcacaccagcctgggcgacagagcgagactccgtctcaaaaaaaaaaaaaaagaaagaaaacaaaagaatgaaagaaaagtccGAAACCTCCTGCGCCACTGTCCACTAGCTGCGCGTTAGGAAACCAGAGGTCAGCGCCCCCCGCCCCGCCACCGCCGCGGGTCCCTTTAAGGGAGAGTGGGCGGGGTCCTGCCTTTAACTCCGCCCACGGCTAAGGAGATACACGGCCTAAGAGAGGGGTAGTGTGGGACAGAGCCAATGCGTACGGCGTGACGCCATCCCGCTGCGACCGGCGCTCCCCGGGGCAGGTGGCTGCATAGTCTTGGCGGAGGTGAGTCTCGTGGTGGAGGTGAGGGCGGGCTCCGGGGTGTTGCTGCCGGGGGAGGATTTGCTGGGGACCCGAGGCACCCTCGCGTGAGAGCCCTGAGAGCGAATCGCTTCGTCTGACCTCGGGGTTGTCCGGGGCGAGGGCACGAATCACCCTAACCTTTCCGAAGCCTGGTGGAATGGCTTATGAACTGATCTCAAAAGCAGCCCAAGTCATCCGTCGCTGGGCCAGCGAGGGGGACACCGCGGCGGCCCCGCCGAGTGCTACCTGGGCACTGAGCCTGTGGGGAGAGGCGACCCAGCGGGGTGGAGAGAGATAAGGGACCAGTAACGTCCAGCGTTTGTCCGTGGTATTGAGCGTTCTGTGGGTCAAATTCTCAAAGCACTCCTGCGAAATAGGCCTGCCCATTTTGCAGAAGGGGAACGTGAGGCTTGGCGAAGTTAAAGTTACCGCTTTGTAAGCGCTGTAAAGATGAGAGGTTGGGTAGTGGGGAACGTGTAAGCATCTCTGAAATGGTGAttcaagccgggcgcggtggctcacgcctcttaatccagcactttgggaggctgaggcgggcggatcacctgaggtcaggagttcgagaccagtctggccaacatggtgaaactccgtctttactaaaaatacaaaaattagcccggcgtggtggcgcgggcctgtagtcccggctactcgggaggctgagggagaagaatcgcttgaacccgggaggcggaggttgcagtgagccgagatcgcgccacttcactccagcctgggcgaaagaactaaactccatctcaagaaaaataaatatggccgggcgcggtggctcacgcctgtaatcctagcactctgggaggccgaggcgggcggatcacgaggtcaggagatcaagaccatcctggctaacacggtgaaactccatctctactaaaaatacaaaaaaattagccgggcgttgtggcgggcgcctgtagtcccagctgctcgggaggctgaggcaggagaatggcgtgaagccaggaggcggcgtttgcagtgagccaagatcgcaccaccgcactccagcctgggcgacagagagagactacatctaaaaaaaaaaaaaaacaaaactgtttctGGGTGGAGGGGGgaacgaaaaagaaaaaaactgtttctGGACTAACTTGGACAGTTCTTGTGACAAAATTCATGTGGCATCATAACCACCAGAATATGAGACTTTGGAATTTGCTTTTCAGGTGACCAAAGCCACGTAATGTCCGTAGTTCGCTCATCTGTCCATGCCAAATGGATTGTGGGGAAGGTGATTGGGACAAAAATGCAAAAGACTGCTAAAGTGAGAGTGACCAGGCTTGTTCTGGATCCCTATTTATTAAAGGTGAGAAACATTCTTGTTTCTGGGTGGCTTTGGTAAATCACCACCATGTCCTGGGTCCTGAGCAAAAAAACATTTCTCTCTCAGTAAAGATGtcttgtctctcatctgcttTGAGCCAGGCATTCTGCTGGTCTGTAGGTATAACACGGTTTATACATTCCAAGAAAACAGAGTTAATGTCAATCTACTCTAACTGCTGTAGTCATTCTGTATGCAAAGTACTGGCcagatgaggtggctcacacctgtaatcccagcactttgggaggccgaggcggttggatcacctgagatcaggagttcaagaccagcctggccaacgtggtgaaaccccgtctctactaaaaatacaaaaattagctgggcatagtggtgcgcacctgtaatcctagctactctggaggctgaggcaggagaatctcttgaagccgggaggcagaggttgcaatgagccacaattgtaccactgcattccatcctggacaagagcaaaactctgcctaccatgcacaattcacaatagagtttgtgctcctataggaatctaatgccgctgctgatctgacaggaggtggagcgcAGGCGGTAATACTCATGCTGGCTCaacgcccctcacctcctgctgtgcggccctgttcctaacaggccactgaATGGTATCAGTCTGCTGCCCTGGGGGTTGGGGATCCCTGCTTGAACCCAAAGACAGGCTTGGAAACACGGGTAGGGATGAAGACTGGAGGTAAGGGAATGGGCAAAGAGGCTGCTGCAAAAGTCTAGGATGGAAATAAGGACCTGAACTAAAGTTGATGTAGTGGGGATGGagtggaaaaaatatttcaggaagGACAGAGTCATTGATTTGTTTGCTGTGCCCAGGGGACGGATAGGTGCCAAGGATGGTTTCACATCCAAAGTTCAGCACACAGGTGGGTACCAATGCTGGTCATTATCAAGGATTAGAAACACAGGAGCAAGCTGAAGAGTGACTGCAtgatccttgacctttgggagacCTTAGTTTGAATACTGACTCTTGTTTACCAGCTACACACATGGCTTAACCTCCCTGAACTTTTCTCATATGTACCTGCTGCAACAGGGTTGTTATAAAGAACAGGTgattctaggctgggcgcggtggctcatgcctgtaatcccagcactttgggaggccgaggcaggtggatcacctgacgtcaggagttcaggaccagcctggccaacatggtgaaaccccatctctactaaaaaaacatacaaaaaattagccgggcatggtggcaggcacctgtaattccagctacctgggaggctgaggcaggagaatctcatgaatctgggaggcggaggttgcagtgagctgagatcgtgccattgcactccagcctgggcaacagagcaagaatccatctcactGGATTGTCTCACTATATCACTCAGGCTCTAATTTTTGTGCTAGAAGCCTCCTTAAGTATCTTATCTTTTCCTAAGTCCTGGCTTGTTTTCCATACATTACTTTTTCATATTACATATTGCATTACCAGGTCACAGATGGGAACTACTGATgtgcttctctccctctctcaacaGTATTTTAATAAGCGGAAAACCTACTTTGCTCACGATGCCCTTCAGCAGTGCACAGTTGGGGATATTGTGCTTCTCA
This genomic interval from Gorilla gorilla gorilla isolate KB3781 chromosome 6, NHGRI_mGorGor1-v2.1_pri, whole genome shotgun sequence contains the following:
- the MRPS17 gene encoding small ribosomal subunit protein uS17m; this translates as MSVVRSSVHAKWIVGKVIGTKMQKTAKVRVTRLVLDPYLLKYFNKRKTYFAHDALQQCTVGDIVLLRALPVPRAKHVKHELAEIVFKVGKVIDPVTGKPCAGTTYLESPLSSETTQLSKNLEELNISSAQ